In one Microbacterium invictum genomic region, the following are encoded:
- a CDS encoding ROK family transcriptional regulator produces MPPVDISRPPLGDASSPTQSLPLRGRRQTAKVLPEQARQHNRSLVLQTLFHGGAMSRADLARETRLTRVTISDLVSELIADGLLAEFGTREAAGPGKPAILVDLDRAGHRIVGLDLSGSETFLGAVLTLDGEIVARHEVPVPPAVSEVVDTAVALARALVADAHAPVLGVGVGTPGVVDEHGVILAAPNFGWVGFDLERALTDALGLPVLVANDANAAVLAEYTLGGAADDVMLVKVGRGVGAGLLTGGTPLRGSRFAAGEIGHVTVGTDGGPPCACGKIGCLEAWLSVPALSARLAAASDDDARAGVLRDAGERLGIALAPVVATLDLSEVVLSGPPELLDGTLASATLDTLRARTLAPFHEGVRIRMTAHGQDIVLRGAAVMVLSGQLGVS; encoded by the coding sequence ATGCCCCCGGTCGACATCTCCCGTCCTCCCCTCGGCGACGCGTCCTCTCCGACGCAGAGCCTGCCGCTGCGCGGGCGCCGCCAGACTGCGAAGGTGCTGCCCGAGCAGGCGCGTCAACACAACCGGTCGCTCGTGCTGCAGACGCTCTTCCACGGGGGCGCGATGAGTCGGGCCGATCTCGCCCGAGAGACCCGGCTGACGCGTGTGACCATCTCCGACCTGGTGTCCGAGCTCATCGCGGACGGGCTCTTGGCCGAATTCGGCACCCGAGAGGCTGCGGGGCCCGGAAAGCCCGCGATCCTCGTCGATCTCGACCGCGCGGGCCATCGCATCGTCGGGCTCGACCTCTCCGGCAGCGAGACCTTCCTCGGTGCCGTGCTCACCCTCGACGGCGAGATCGTCGCGCGGCACGAAGTGCCCGTTCCCCCCGCGGTATCCGAGGTCGTCGACACCGCGGTCGCCCTGGCGCGGGCGCTCGTCGCCGACGCCCACGCACCGGTCCTGGGTGTCGGCGTCGGAACCCCGGGAGTCGTGGACGAGCACGGGGTGATCCTCGCCGCGCCGAACTTCGGCTGGGTGGGGTTCGACCTCGAGCGCGCTCTCACCGACGCGCTCGGACTGCCGGTGCTGGTCGCCAACGACGCCAACGCCGCAGTCCTCGCCGAGTACACCCTCGGCGGCGCCGCGGACGATGTGATGCTCGTCAAGGTCGGTCGCGGTGTCGGTGCCGGTCTCCTCACCGGTGGCACGCCCCTACGGGGATCCCGCTTCGCGGCAGGCGAGATCGGCCACGTCACCGTCGGCACCGACGGGGGCCCGCCGTGCGCGTGCGGGAAGATCGGCTGCCTCGAAGCCTGGCTGTCGGTTCCCGCGCTCTCGGCGCGTCTCGCGGCGGCCTCCGATGACGATGCCCGCGCGGGCGTGCTCCGCGACGCGGGGGAGCGGCTCGGCATCGCGCTCGCCCCGGTCGTGGCCACCCTCGATCTGTCCGAGGTCGTCCTCTCGGGCCCCCCGGAACTTCTCGACGGGACCCTGGCCTCGGCCACCCTCGACACGCTTCGCGCGCGCACCCTCGCTCCCTTCCACGAGGGGGTGCGCATCCGGATGACCGCGCACGGGCAGGACATCGTGCTGCGCGGTGCCGCGGTCATGGTGCTCTCCGGCCAGCTCGGGGTCTCCTGA
- a CDS encoding acetylxylan esterase has protein sequence MPRFDLSPADLSTYHPDVAEPADFDDFWTGTIGAARAAGGEVVVIPVATPLTLVDTYDVTFPGFAGDPVKAWLWVPRGADGPLPAVVEFNGYGGGRGLPHERLSWANAGYAHLFMDTRGQGSGWGSGGETSDPHGSGPAASGFMTRGIDDPATYYYRRLFTDGVRAVDAVRGLPQVDPDRVAVTGGSQGGGIAIAVAGLVEGLRAVMPDVPFLCHFERAVGLTDADPYHEIVRYLRVHRGAEERVFRTLSYVDGVNFAARISAPALFSAALHDMICPPSTVFAAYNRVPVADKAIEVYPFNEHEGGQSYQWLVQAAFLRERL, from the coding sequence GTGCCCCGCTTCGACCTGAGCCCCGCCGACCTGTCGACCTACCACCCGGACGTTGCCGAACCGGCCGACTTCGACGACTTCTGGACGGGGACGATCGGCGCCGCCCGTGCCGCGGGCGGCGAGGTGGTCGTCATCCCCGTCGCCACGCCGCTCACCCTCGTGGACACGTACGACGTGACCTTCCCCGGTTTCGCCGGCGACCCCGTGAAGGCGTGGTTGTGGGTTCCGCGGGGCGCGGACGGTCCGCTTCCCGCCGTCGTGGAGTTCAACGGCTACGGGGGCGGCCGAGGCCTCCCCCACGAGCGACTGTCCTGGGCGAACGCGGGGTACGCCCACCTGTTCATGGACACGCGCGGGCAGGGAAGCGGCTGGGGCTCGGGCGGAGAGACATCCGACCCGCACGGGTCGGGTCCCGCGGCATCCGGCTTCATGACCCGCGGTATCGACGACCCCGCCACCTACTACTATCGGCGGCTGTTCACCGACGGCGTCCGCGCCGTCGACGCGGTGCGCGGGCTCCCCCAGGTCGACCCGGACCGCGTCGCCGTCACCGGCGGCAGCCAGGGCGGCGGGATCGCGATCGCGGTCGCCGGGCTCGTCGAGGGCCTTCGGGCCGTGATGCCCGACGTCCCCTTCCTCTGCCACTTCGAGCGCGCCGTGGGCCTCACCGATGCCGATCCCTACCACGAGATCGTGCGCTACCTGCGGGTGCATCGCGGCGCCGAGGAGCGCGTCTTCCGCACCCTGTCGTACGTCGACGGTGTGAACTTCGCCGCGCGCATCTCGGCCCCCGCGCTGTTCTCGGCAGCCCTCCACGACATGATCTGCCCGCCGTCGACGGTGTTCGCCGCCTACAACCGCGTCCCGGTGGCCGACAAGGCCATCGAGGTGTACCCGTTCAACGAGCACGAGGGCGGGCAGTCCTACCAGTGGCTCGTGCAGGCGGCGTTCCTGCGCGAGCGACTGTAG
- a CDS encoding L,D-transpeptidase, whose amino-acid sequence MTDLVTRPNADGPADSQPTADDSAQLPAAAATATPASDVPAGDAPVYAWAPVEPAPKKRRWGLWIGVTAAAAAIGMVAASVFLIAPGTAVAGVPVGFLTPGAAAAAIETRLAETTVVLTGPGGDAELTGADLGATVDAQALAETAFAEHPMWNPTGWFPSPMDAEVQIDPVLAADALLAAAPDLSVAPADATVAFDAASASYQVTPAVPGEGIDAEAVRQSLQDAFLAGQQRIEVEPTLAAVDAETTTTIAEATASRLNAMLDTAGFYIGEERTVPLDRAVVASWITLGDGDRGTISVEVDQAGIQSVIDTLPGLVNREAVNATVITNKAGTVLREDVTGVNGRALEGTDGLAADAATQLAAGDGVIELAVAETPFTTVALARSVEVDLSAQQAYLFENGTMVESFTISSGTAATPTPTGNFTVFAYTRVQDMGALCYNPNAVNSYCTEDVPYITWFAPDIAFHGASNFRSSLGYPQSHGCVNMWDDAARFIYEWTATGTEVSVYS is encoded by the coding sequence GTGACTGACCTTGTGACCCGGCCGAACGCCGACGGGCCCGCGGACTCGCAGCCGACGGCCGACGATTCGGCGCAGCTCCCGGCAGCCGCTGCCACGGCCACGCCGGCCTCGGACGTTCCCGCCGGCGACGCGCCGGTCTACGCCTGGGCTCCGGTCGAACCGGCTCCCAAGAAGCGTCGCTGGGGCCTGTGGATCGGCGTGACGGCGGCCGCTGCGGCGATCGGCATGGTCGCGGCATCCGTCTTCCTCATCGCCCCGGGCACGGCTGTCGCCGGTGTCCCCGTCGGGTTCCTGACCCCCGGCGCCGCCGCCGCCGCCATCGAGACCCGTCTCGCCGAGACGACGGTCGTCCTCACCGGCCCCGGCGGCGACGCCGAGCTGACCGGCGCGGACCTGGGTGCCACCGTCGATGCGCAGGCCCTCGCCGAGACCGCTTTCGCCGAGCACCCGATGTGGAATCCCACCGGATGGTTCCCCTCCCCGATGGACGCCGAGGTGCAGATCGACCCGGTCCTGGCCGCCGACGCGCTGCTGGCTGCGGCCCCCGACCTCTCGGTCGCACCCGCCGACGCGACCGTCGCCTTCGACGCCGCCTCTGCGAGCTACCAGGTCACGCCCGCGGTCCCTGGCGAAGGCATCGACGCCGAGGCGGTGCGCCAGAGCCTGCAGGACGCCTTCCTCGCGGGACAGCAGCGCATCGAGGTCGAGCCGACGCTCGCCGCCGTCGACGCCGAGACCACAACGACGATCGCCGAGGCGACCGCCTCGCGCCTGAACGCGATGCTCGACACCGCCGGGTTCTACATCGGCGAGGAGCGGACCGTGCCGCTCGACCGCGCGGTCGTGGCCTCCTGGATCACGCTCGGTGACGGCGACCGCGGCACGATCTCGGTCGAGGTCGACCAGGCGGGCATCCAGTCGGTCATCGACACGCTCCCGGGCCTGGTGAACCGCGAGGCGGTCAACGCCACCGTCATCACGAACAAGGCGGGCACCGTCCTGCGCGAAGACGTCACCGGCGTGAACGGTCGCGCCCTCGAGGGCACCGACGGCCTCGCCGCGGACGCGGCCACGCAGCTCGCGGCCGGCGACGGCGTCATCGAGCTCGCGGTGGCAGAGACCCCCTTCACCACGGTCGCGCTCGCCCGGTCGGTCGAGGTCGATCTCAGCGCGCAGCAGGCCTACCTGTTCGAGAACGGCACGATGGTGGAGTCGTTCACGATCTCGTCGGGAACGGCCGCCACCCCCACCCCGACGGGCAACTTCACCGTCTTCGCATACACGCGGGTGCAGGACATGGGCGCGCTCTGCTACAACCCGAACGCGGTCAACAGCTACTGCACCGAGGACGTGCCCTACATCACCTGGTTCGCGCCCGACATCGCCTTCCACGGGGCGTCGAACTTCCGCTCCTCGCTCGGGTACCCGCAGAGCCACGGCTGCGTGAACATGTGGGATGACGCGGCACGCTTCATCTACGAGTGGACCGCCACGGGCACCGAGGTCAGCGTCTACTCCTGA